A window of the Loxodonta africana isolate mLoxAfr1 chromosome 3, mLoxAfr1.hap2, whole genome shotgun sequence genome harbors these coding sequences:
- the LOC100665410 gene encoding LOW QUALITY PROTEIN: small ribosomal subunit protein eS27-like (The sequence of the model RefSeq protein was modified relative to this genomic sequence to represent the inferred CDS: inserted 2 bases in 2 codons): MPLLKDLFHFSPEEAKRKHKKSPSFYFMDVKCPGCCKXTTVFSHAXTVVLCVGCSTVLCQPTEDKPRLTEGCPFIQKQH; this comes from the exons ATGCCTCTCTTAAAGGATCTCTTTCATTTCTCTCCAGAAGAGGCGAAGAGGAAACACAAGAAGAGCCCTAGTTTCTACTTCATGGATGTCAAATGCCCAGGATGCTGTA TCACCACGGTCTTTAGCCATG CAACAGTAGTTTTGTGTGTTGGCTGCTCCACTGTCCTCTGCCAGCCTACAGAAGACAAACCAAGACTTACAGAAGGATGCCCCTTCATACAGAAGCAGCACTAA